One genomic window of Mercenaria mercenaria strain notata chromosome 2, MADL_Memer_1, whole genome shotgun sequence includes the following:
- the LOC128555162 gene encoding uncharacterized protein LOC128555162 isoform X2 — MPGQGKAKSKQKQGMASKSAPRSTVKRKAVTTNSTQPPKQPKRQSVVEDPNQDANNELDAMNGDIMSERLEKLIESKINDIVKRSLAKLDHETLSDATQQCTKPTKDSVTVPSGSEEKSREDNQPSASTSSLSTSDSAFQTVSSLLQPGTSNNKPSPSAEDIMQGVESLLSASLAPATLATYRRAWELFSQFSGLFFDGKIKIPISASKMALFVAFLHQKPMTSKSISTYLSGISYIHKLAGMNDPSGHFLVTSLVKGAQRLAPSYDLRLPITVTVLNKLTDALQHTCETYYHQKLFIAMFLFAFNAFARCSEITLSKPGTKSFILKLADVELTYKEKKPTTVTVTFRYFKHNYGKPHVLSFSHGHTNISPPVAMHDYLTLRGRHDGPLFALTSGLPVPRKMFEKKLASTLNFCGLDGKKYKSHSFRIGKATDCAQRGYSDAKIRSLGRWNSNAFQKYIRNSE, encoded by the exons ATGCCAGGGCAAGGAAAGGCTAAGTCCAAGCAAAAACAGGGTATGGCGTCGAAAAGCGCACCACGGTCCACTGTGAAAAGGAAAGCTGTGACAACAAATTCAACACAGCCGCCTAAACAGCCAAAAAGACAATCGGTAGTGGAAGATCCAAATCAAGATGCTAACAATGAACTTGATGCCATGAACGGCGACATTATGTCAGAACGATTAGAAAAACTTATAGAGTcaaaaataaatgacattgtgaAGAGATCTCTGGCTAAACTGGACCACGAAACCCTTTCCGATGCCACACAACAATGTACGAAACCTACCAAGGACAGCGTCACAGTTCCATCCGGGTCAGAAGAAAAGTCAAGGGAAGACAACCAGCCTTCAGCATCTACGTCTAGCTTATCTACGTCAG ATTCAGCGTTTCAGACAGTTAGCTCCCTTCTGCAACCAGGAACCAGCAACAATAAGCCAAGCCCTTCAGCCGAAGACATTATGCAAGGAGTTGAAAGTCTGTTAAGTGCATCACTAGCTCCGGCTACTTTGGCGACATATAGGCGAGCATGGGAACTATTTTCCCAATTCTCCGGTCTATTTTTTGatggtaaaataaaaataccaatttCTGCATCTAAAATGGCTCTCTTTGTAGCTTTCTTACATCAAAAACCAATGACCTCTAAATCCATATCTACATATCTGTCAGGTATAAGTTACATCCACAAACTTGCTGGTATGAATGACCCTTCTGGTCACTTTCTGGTCACAAGCCTCGTTAAAGGGGCACAACGTCTCGCTCCTTCTTATGACCTACGGTTACCAATCACTGTTACCGTATTAAACAAACTAACGGACGCGCTGCAACATACATGCGAAACCTATTATCACCAAAAGCTATTCATAGCCATGTTCTTGTTTGCATTCAACGCTTTTGCCCGATGTAGCGAGATTACTCTATCAAAACCAGGCACGAAGTCTTTTATCTTAAAGTTAGCTGATGTAGAGTTAACATATAAAGAAAAGAAGCCGACAACAGTCACAGTTACGTTTAGATATTTCAAGCACAATTACGGTAAACCTCATGTACTTTCATTCTCACATGGGCATACGAATATTTCACCACCTGTTGCAATGCACGATTACCTTACTCTACGAGGTAGACATGACGGTCCTTTGTTTGCTTTGACATCAGGCCTACCAGTCCCACgcaaaatgtttgaaaagaaaCTTGCGTCCACATTAAATTTCTGTGGACTTGAcggaaaaaaatacaaatcacaCAGCTTTAGGATAGGAAAAGCTACCGACTGTGCCCAAAGAGGCTATTCTGATGCAAAAATTAGGTCCTTGGGTCGGTGGAACAGCAATGCCTTCCAAAAATATATACGAAACTCTGAATAG
- the LOC128555164 gene encoding uncharacterized protein LOC128555164 has translation MADNRLCVAVIGHSFIRRLNIEFTRLNFARNYDLKECSVFHRGLGGLKACDSHNSYQDAATLFKDRFREYLLDIEPTIVILQLGENDLDSPAEPLIIANALEEISLMLVKDFGVKSVFIGELFTRRNPNNVSVELYHEKRLLANRILRTLVDSHDAVRFWTHKRIFQAQTPIFAADGVHLSPFGQRRFYRSLRHAIMTAIRSSY, from the coding sequence ATGGCTGACAACCGCCTTTGTGTTGCAGTAATAGGACATAGTTTCATTCGACGACTAAATATAGAATTTACTCGTCTAAATTTTGCAAGAAACTACGACTTGAAAGAGTGTTCGGTGTTCCACAGGGGTCTAGGTGGACTCAAAGCATGCGATTCACATAATAGTTACCAAGATGCGGCAACATTATTCAAGGATCGGTTTAGGGAATATCTCCTGGACATTGAACCAACAATCGTCATCCTGCAGCTAGGGGAGAACGATCTGGACTCTCCGGCGGAGCCCCTTATTATAGCCAATGCGCTGGAGGAAATCAGTCTAATGCTGGTCAAAGATTTTGGAGTAAAGTCTGTGTTTATTGGTGAACTTTTTACTAGGAGGAACCCAAACAACGTGTCGGTAGAATTATATCATGAAAAACGACTTTTGGCTAATCGCATTCTCCGCACACTAGTTGATTCGCATGATGCAGTTCGTTTCTGGACTCACAAGAGGATATTCCAGGCGCAAACACCAATTTTTGCTGCTGACGGGGTCCACCTCAGCCCATTTGGACAACGACGCTTTTACAGGTCCTTACGACATGCAATCATGACTGCGATAAGAAGCTCCTACTAA
- the LOC128555162 gene encoding uncharacterized protein LOC128555162 isoform X1, which produces MAILSGQLQKQEVIGISMIPISGSSVNTTLSLGTQFTMSFLSRPTIRNSPFASRAQKRASQENPATNSTGANTVRDAITPTSVGIALVTTPSLGAGKSLEKHPSKTPPLPQFKPPQVGQTFKQISSPRNNQTDIVTPVHWENLSDLLSGYDPKLNKYLVNGFRCGFNINFQGSRTSSNSPNLKSAKDHASVVAAKLSKELEANRIAGPFTEIPLENFRVSPIGVVPKKEPGEFRMIHHLSYPRNSGDSVNDQIPSSCTEVSYESIEDAIANLKFMGRGAFMAKTDIQSAFRIIPVHPDDRSLLGFKWSNQFYYDKCLPMGASSSCQIFETFSTALKWIAKNKFGIRCIVKILDDFLFIAPTFAEAQKALSSFCKMCNILGVPLNADKTFAPSTVMTFLGITLDSVLMQARLPDDKLAKAASLLQELCNKNTCTLRVLLSLIGLLNFACSVVKPGRAFLRRLINLSIGVKKLHFKVKLRPSARADMLMWLKFLNDFNGVSMFINDKLLTSDNLFLYTDASGAKGYGAVYKSNWFFGAFPEEWHKANITFLEFYPILLAVFTWGHLWKNHTIVFCTDNEALVAIINKQSSKLNSIMFLLRKLVLYCLQQNIHFIARHVKGKDNSIADALSRFQIQRFRQLAPFCNQEPATISQALQPKTLCKELKVC; this is translated from the coding sequence ATGGCAATACTATCAGGTCAATTGCAAAAGCAAGAGGTAATTGGCATTTCTATGATACCAATTTCCGGCAGCTCCGTCAACACCACCCTGTCCCTTGGGACTCAATTCACCATGAGCTTTTTATCAAGGCCCACAATCAGAAACAGCCCTTTCGCTTCACGGGCCCAAAAACGGGCCAGCCAAGAAAATCCTGCCACAAATTCAACAGGGGCGAACACTGTCAGGGATGCAATTACCCCCACAAGTGTAGGAATTGCTTTGGTAACCACCCCCAGTTTAGGTGCTGGAAAAAGTCTGGAGAAGCATCCCAGCAAAACCCCACCTCTACCTCAGTTCAAACCCCCTCAAGTAGGCCAAACCTTCAAGCAAATAAGTTCTCCCAGAAATAATCAGACGGATATTGTTACACCGGTTCATTGGGAAAACCTGTCAGACTTACTCAGTGGTTATGacccaaaattaaataaatatcttgTCAACGGTTTCCGCTGTggtttcaatataaattttcaaGGTTCCAGAACCAGCTCAAATAGCCCAAACCTCAAATCCGCAAAAGACCATGCTTCGGTGGTTGCTGCAAAACTTTCAAAAGAACTCGAAGCAAATCGAATTGCAGGACCTTTTACTGAAATACCGTTAGAAAATTTCAGAGTTTCCCCAATTGGCGTTGTACCCAAAAAAGAGCCGGGAGAGTTCAGAATGATACACCACCTGTCATATCCCCGCAACTCCGGTGATTCGGTTAATGATCAGATACCTTCCTCATGTACAGAGGTTTCCTATGAGTCTATTGAGGATGCCATAGCTAACTTAAAATTTATGGGTAGAGGTGCATTCATGGCAAAAACAGATATACAGTCAGCTTTTAGAATCATACCTGTCCATCCGGATGACCGCAGTCTTTTAGGTTTCAAATGGTCCAACCAGTTTTACTATGATAAATGTCTTCCTATGGGTGCATCCTCTAGCTGCCAGATCTTTGAAACATTTAGCACAGCGCTCAAATGGATAGCTAAAAACAAATTTGGGATTCGCTGTATAGTTAAAATTCTCGATGACTTCCTCTTTATAGCGCCCACTTTCGCCGAGGCACAAAAAGCCCTCAGTTCTTTCTGTAAGATGTGCAATATTCTAGGCGTCCCTCTTAATGCCGATAAGACATTTGCCCCTAGTACAGTCATGACATTTCTTGGGATCACATTAGATTCTGTTTTAATGCAGGCAAGGTTACCAGACGATAAGTTGGCCAAAGCAGCGTCTCTCCTGCAGGAATTGTGCAACAAAAATACTTGCACATTGAGAGTTCTTTTATCCCTGATAGGCTTGCTTAACTTTGCATGTTCGGTTGTCAAACCCGGAAGGGCCTTTCTGCGAAGACTGATAAACTTGTCAATAGGGGTTAAAAAACTGCATTTTAAAGTAAAACTAAGACCATCTGCCAGAGCAGATATGCTAATGTGGTTAAAGTTCCTGAATGATTTTAATGGGGTATCAATGTTTATCAATGACAAGTTACTGACAAGCGACAACCTCTTTTTGTATACTGACGCCTCCGGAGCGAAGGGTTATGGCGCTGTTTATAAAAGCAACTGGTTCTTTGGGGCTTTTCCTGAGGAGTGGCATAAAGCCAACATAACTTTCCTTGAATTCTATCCAATACTTTTAGCTGTTTTCACTTGGGGGCATCTTTGGAAAAATCACACCATTGTTTTTTGCACTGACAATGAAGCTCTGGTAGCTATCATCAACAAACAATCTTCAAAATTGAATTCCATTATGTTTCTATTAAGGAAACTAGTACTGTATTGTCTTCagcaaaatattcatttcataGCTCGGCACGTAAAGGGCAAAGACAATAGCATAGCTGACGCTCTCTCTCGCTTTCAGATTCAGCGTTTCAGACAGTTAGCTCCCTTCTGCAACCAGGAACCAGCAACAATAAGCCAAGCCCTTCAGCCGAAGACATTATGCAAGGAGTTGAAAGTCTGTTAA